In Haemorhous mexicanus isolate bHaeMex1 chromosome 36, bHaeMex1.pri, whole genome shotgun sequence, a single genomic region encodes these proteins:
- the FKRP gene encoding ribitol 5-phosphate transferase FKRP gives MRITPCQAALAAAIALNLLLLLCSRLVPGSSPQCHHPRQRVPEGVPGVTVILRDFDGPEHDVAATARSFAALPGVPVLVAAETSPYPPVPLPAGVTVLSLRPEPHRPPPRPELAVRTRHVALVPDGTRAVPGLLRHMRDILEATSDATTKVVAAAVGQRRPRCLTLEVDIKAWTARYGLAGHQGDHQGDHQGGQQGGQQGDQQGDQQGDQQGDRCGALDGAPAVLLLRTRDLFSLPFPLSRPVVTSLSLQAALRGWHLLLLPSSFPLSPRPPPSPHALWRSQSSLSAQRRALLERFGLKLELLPDGSRRWHGCTKDTPRCFGTVRWQTPEYLLAGRWTPPCCLRALRATARHVLAQLEAAGIRHWLEGGTLLGAVRLGDIIPWDYDVDVGLYRQDVPKCRWLAEVVASGGPVEDPQGFLWEKASEGEFFRVHYSRTNRLHVDLWPFYVRPGSAVMTKDTWLGHRQDVEFPESFLVPLGTVPFAGGLAKAPNDPRAFLELKFGPGAIENPEYPNPGVRRLAQDLGNKTSR, from the coding sequence ATGAGAATCACCCCCTGCCAGGCCGCCCTGGCCGCCGCCATCGCTCTCaacctcctcctgctgctctgctcccgcCTGGTCCCCGGCTcgtcccctcagtgccaccacccccggCAGCGCGTCCCCGAGGGTGTCCCCGGTGTCACCGTCATCCTCCGCGACTTTGACGGCCCCGAGCACGACGTGGCCGCCACCGCCCGCTCCTTCGCCGCCCTGCCCGGCGTCCCGGTGCTGGTGGCCGCCGAGACGTCCCCGTACCCGCCGGTGCCGCTGCCCGCCGGTGTCACCGTGCTGTCCCTGCGGCCGGAGCCTCACCGGCCACCCCCGCGGCCGGAGCTGGCCGTGCGGACCCGCCACGTGGCCTTGGTGCCGGATGGCACCCGAGCCGTGCCGGGCTTGCTGAGACACATGAGGGACATCCTGGAAGCCACCTCAGATGCCACCACCAAGGTGGTGGCGGCGGCCGTGGGGCAGCGGCGCCCGCGGTGTTTGACCTTGGAGGTGGACATCAAAGCGTGGACGGCGCGCTACGGCCTCGCTGGCCACCAGGGTGACCACCAGGGTGACCACCAGGGTGGCCAGCAGGGTGGCCAGCAGGGTGACCAGCAGGGTGACCAGCAGGGTGACCAGCAGGGTGACCGCTGCGGCGCTCTGGACGGCGCCCCGGCCGTGCTGCTCCTGCGGACGCGCGAtctcttctccctccccttccctttgTCCCGCCCCgttgtcacctccctgtccctccaagCCGCCCTCCGCGGCTggcacctcctcctgctgccatcctcCTTCCCGCTGTCCCCTCGTCCCCCTCCGTCCCCTCACGCCCTGTGGAGATCCCAAAGCTCCCTGAGCGCCCAGCGCCGGGCGCTGCTGGAGCGCTTCGGGCtgaagctggagctgctgccggACGGTTCCCGGCGTTGGCACGGCTGCACCAAGGACACCCCGCGCTGCTTTGGCACCGTGCGCTGGCAAACCCCCGAGTACCTGCTGGCCGGGCGCTGGACACCGCCCTGCTGCCTGCGGGCTCTCCGTGCCACCGCCCGCCACGTCCTGGCCCAGCTGGAGGCGGCCGGGATCCGCCACTGGCTGGAGGGAGGGACCCTGCTGGGCGCCGTCCGCCTCGGGGACATCATCCCCTGGGACTACGACGTGGATGTGGGGCTGTACCGCCAGGATGTCCCCAAATGTCGCTGGCTGGCCGAGGTGGTGGCCTCGGGTGGGCCCGTGGAGGACCCGCAGGGTTTCCTGTGGGAGAAAGCCAGCGAGGGGGAATTTTTTCGGGTCCATTACAGCCGGACGAACCGACTGCACGTGGACCTGTGGCCCTTCTACGTCCGGCCCGGCTCGGCCGTGATGACCAAGGACACGTGGCTGGGTCACCGGCAGGACGTGGAGTTCCCCGAGAGTTTCCTGGTGCCCCTGGGCACGGTGCCCTTCGCCGGTGGCCTGGCCAAAGCCCCCAACGACCCCCGCGCCTTCCTGGAGCTCAAATTCGGGCCCGGGGCCATCGAGAACCCCGAGTACCCCAACCCCGGCGTCAGGAGGTTGGCACAGGACCTGGGCAATAAAACATCACGGTGA